GGACGACATGCGCCACGACTTCTACCGGCCCGGCGGCTTCCACTACCTGAAGGGCGGCCTCGACGCCAGCGGCAAGCTTACGGCGTGGAGTGGGCATTTCGTCAGCTACGGGCCCATGAATCCGCCGGCCGGCGCGCCCAACACGTTCGCGCAATCGGCGAACATCCCGAACACCGAGTTTCCGAGCGGCTACGTGCCCAACTTCGCGATTCATGCGTCGTTGATTCCGCTCGGCGTCCCGACCGGCGCGCTGCGCGCGCCGCGCAGCAACGCGGTGGCCTGGGTCTACCAGTCGTTCATCGACGAACTCGCCCATGCCGCCGGCAAGGACCCGCTGCAGTTCCGGCTGGATCTGATGGCCACGCCGCGCACCAAGCCGGCCGGCGACGGCTTCAGCGGCGAGCGCATGAGCGGCGTACTGCGCGAGGTGGCCGAGCGCTCGGGCTGGGCCGCCCGCAAAGCCAGCAAGACCACCGCCATGGGCATCGCCTGCCACTACAGCCACCGCGGCTACTTCGCGGAAGTGGCCGAGGTCACGATCGGCGACAACAACACGCTCCGGGTCAACAAGGTATGGGTGGTCGGCGATGTCGGCCACCAGATCGTGAACCCGAGCGCGGCCATCAACCAGGTGCAGGGCGCCGTGATCGACGGCCTGGCCGAGTTGATGGCGCAGGAGATCACGATCGAGAACGGCCGCACGGTGCAGAGCAACTTCACCCAGTTCCCACTGGTGCGGATCCGCCAGGCGCCGCCGGTCATCAACGTGCACTTCCGGCTGACCGACAACAGCCCGACGGGGCTGGGCGAACCGTCGCTGCCGCCGATCCTGCCGGCGGTGTGCAACGCGATCTTCTCGATCACCGGCACGCGCGTGCGGTCGCTGCCGCTGTCGAAGCACGGCTTCCGCTGGGCCTGATCACGGACGTTAACCACGGAGGAGCCAGGCGTTCAGCTGGCCCATGAACGGGGCCGCCAGGACAAGGGCCGCCGAAGCGATTGCGGCGAACCCGAACCTCAGGCCACGCGCTTGAGCCGGACGCGCAGGTAGGCCACGCCCATCATCAGCACCATCAGCATGCCGCCGCCGGTCAGGCCGTTCTCGCACCGGAAGCGGATGGTCTCCCCCGGCGCGGCGTCGAAGCTCACGGTGTGGCCGAACAGCGTGTTGTGGGCCTTGACGACGTGCGGGCCCGGCGCCAGCTCGCGCGTGAACGTCTTGCCGTAGCGCAACACGCGGTCCCACTTCTCGCCGTCCACCCACAGGTAGACGGGCCGATCCTGGATGTCTTCGGGATGATCGCGCGCGATCACCAACTGCGCCGGTAACGATGAGGGCATGGTACTGTTTTCAGCATACCGCTGATGCGTCGCCTCCTCGCCATTCTCGCTCTCGCCTGCGCCGCGTGCGCCACGCCTTCTGCGCCTGCCGCCGAGCTGGTCGAGCGATCCCGGATTGCGATGGGCTCGCAGCTGCGCCTGGCCGCCTGGACGACCGACGAGAGCGCCGCCGCGGCGGCGTTCGAGCAGGTGTTTCGCGAGTTCGATCGCCTCGAGGCGCTGATGAGCGTGTGGCGGCCCGGCAGCGACGTGGTCCGCATGAATGAGGCCGCCGGCCAGGCGCCGGTCCCGGTCAGCGCGGAGACCCTCGATGTGCTGGCCGCGGCTCGCCAGGCCAGCGAGTGGACCGGCGGTAAGTTCGACATCACCTTCGGCGCGCTCGCCGACATCTGGAAGTTCGATCACGACCAGGACAACGTGGTCCCCGACCGGCGCGCGATCGAGGCGCGCCTGCCGCTGGTGGACTACCGGGCAGTCGAGATCGACCGCGCCGCCGGCACGGCCTACATCCGCACGCCCGGCGCCCGCGTCCATCTCGGCGGCATCGGCAAGGGCTACGCCGTCGATCGGGCCGCGGCGCTGCTGCGCGCCCGCGGCTTCGCCAACTTCCTGATCCAGAGCGGCGGCGACCTGTACGTCGCCGGCCGCAACGGCGAGGTGCCGTGGAAGCTCGGGATCAACGATCCGCGCGGACCGGCGGGACACAGCTTCGCGACCCTCGAGCTGGGCGACGGCACGTTCAGCACGTCAGGGGACTACGAGCGCTTCTTCATCAAGGACGGCACGCGCTACCACCACCTGATCGATCCGGATCGCGGCGCGCCGGCCACCGGCACCCGCAGCGTCACCATCGTCGCCGACAGCGCCATGCTGGCCGACGTGTTGTCCACCGGCGTGTTCATCATGGGGCCGGCCGGCGGCATGGCCCTGATCGAGCAGCTGCCCCAGGTGGAGGGCGTGATCGTGACCGCGGCCAACGAGGTGCTGGTGTCGAGCGGCCTCAAGGGCCGGCTCACCCTGCTCGCGCCGCCGACCCGCTAGAATACGGGCGGAGGCCTGTTGATGATTCGTCAGACTGTGTTCGTCGCCGCCCTGGCCATGATGGCCGGCGGTTCGCTCCTGGCTCAAGCTCCCGCGCCGGCGCCGGGCGCCCAGCCCGTCGCCCGCCCGGCACCGGGTCCGGGACTCACGCTCACCACGACCGCGTTCGAGGATGGCGGCGTCATCCCGAACAAGTTCACGTCGGCCGACCCCAAGGGTGTGTCGCCGCACCTGACCTGGACCAACGTGCCGGCCAACACCGTCAGCTTCGCCCTGATCTTCCACGACCCGGACGTGGCGATTCAGCGCAAGGTGGACGATGTGCTGCACGGCATGTGGTTCAACATTCCCGGCACGGCGCGGGAACTGGCGGAGGGGCTGCCGGCGGGCCCGGCGCTGCCGGATGGGACCATCCAGGCGAAGAACCTGCGCGGCCAGAATGCCTACATGGGACCGGGCGCGGGCGCCGCGGGTCCGATGCATCACTACACGTGGGAACTGTTCGCGCTCGACATCAAGCTCGAGCTGACGGCTGATGCGACGCGCGCGGATGTGCTGAAGGCGATCGACGGCCACATCCTCGGCAAGGCCGTGCTGATGGGCCGCTTCAAGCGTCCGGCGCAGTAGAGGTTGTAGGGCACTGCAGGTAGGGCACCCCTTTAAGGGGTGCCCTACGTCAATGGTGCCGCTAGCTGTTGACCGGCTGCGGCTTGAACTCGCCTTCCCACTTCGCTACCACCACCGACGCGAGGCAGTTGCCGACCACGTTGGTCATCGTGCGGCCCATGTCCATCAGGGCATCCACGCCGAGGATCAAGGTGACCCCTTCAAGCGGCAGGTTGTAGCTGGCGAGCGTCGCGGCAAGAATCACCAGCGATGCTCGCGGCACGCCGGCCACCCCCTTGCTCGTGAGCATCAGCGTCAACAGCATCGTCACCTGCTGGCCAATGGTCAGCTCGACGCCCGCGGCCTGCGCGACGAACACGGCGGCCAGGGACAGGTAGAGCGTGCTGCCGTCCAGGTTGAAGCTGTAGCCGAGCGGCAAGATGAACGAGACGATGCGGCGCGGCACGCCGAAGGCCTCGACGCATTCCATCGCGCGCGGCAGCGCGGCTTCGCTCGAGGTCGTGGAGAACGCGATCAGGGCCGGCTCCTTGATCGCCTTGAGGAACCCACCGATCGGGATGCGGAACATCAGCATCACCGGCACCAACACCAGCGTGAAGAAGATCACGAGCGCCACGTAGAGGGTGAACACCAGGTAGGCGAGGTTCTGCAGCACGACCAGCCCGCTGGTGCCGATGGTGTAGGCAATGGCGGCGCCGACGCCGAACGGCGCATACAGCATGACGATGTTAGTGACCTTGAACATCGTCTCGGTGAGCGACTCGCACCATTCGATCATGGGCTTGCCCTTCTCGCCCACCATGCCGAGGCCAATCGCAAAGACGATGCTGAAGACCACGATTTGCAGCACGTCGCCAGTCGCCATCGCCTCAATGACCGAGGTCGGGACCATATGCAGGAGGATCTGATCCCACGTCTGCGCGACGGCGCTGATCGGCGGCGCCCCAGCCGGCGCTGGCAGCACCATGCCCACGCCCGGCTGCATGATGTTGACGGCCAGCAGGCCAATCAGCAGCGCCACCGTGGTCACCACCTCGAAGTAAATCATCGCGCGCAGGCCCATGCGGCCGACGTCCTTGAAGTGGCCGGCGCCGGCGATGCCCGCCACCAGCGTGCCGAACAGCAGCGGCGCGATGATCATCCGGATCATGCGGATGAAGATCAGGCTGAACGGCCGGATGTACTCGGCCACGCTCTTGTCGGTGATGCTGATGACGTAGCCGACGATCAGGCCGACGATCAGGCCGATCATGATCTGGGTGGTCGCGGAAATCCGGGGTTTCGAGGGGGCGGCTGTGATCGACATTCGGTTTGGATTCTAGCGTGAAACGCCCGGAGGGCGGCACATTAGTGCCGCCGGGTCACCGGACCGGCTGGAGCGGCAGGATCGTGATCTTCTTCGAGTTGTATTCGATGATGCGCCAGTGTGGGCACTTCGTGGTGTCGGCGTAGAGCCGCTCGCAGTCGTCGCAGCGGACGCACTCGGTCACCAGGATCTTCGGCCCCTCGATGGCCCCCCACTGGCAGGTCTTCTGGCACATCTTGCAGGTGTTGCATTCCGACCAGCGCTTGATGCGGAACACCGTGAGGTACGACATCAGGCCGAGGGTCGCGCCGACCGGGCACAGGAAGCGGCAGTAGACGTTGCGGACGAACACCGTCGCCAGCAGCAACGCCCCGACGCCAACCCACATCGCCGTGGTCCCGAACAGCCCGAACAGCCAGAACGGCTCAACGTACTGGTAGATCCGCAGGTCGTGGGTGAGGACGTAGTAACCGAGCACGGCGAACAGGATGCCGAACTTGATCAGGCTGGCGCGCTTCTCGATCGACCGCGGCACGTCGAAGCGCCACGTCGCCGGCAGGATGACGTCAAGCGTCTGCGTGAGCGCGCCGTAGGCGCAGATGCGCCCGCAATACAACCGTCCCCACAGCACCGTGGACACCACGGTGAAGCCGAAGAACAGGTACCAGGCGATGTTGTACTTGGGAACCGGCCAGTTCCAGTCGATGGCGCTGAAGATGTTGGTGATCGAGATGAGGTAGCTCTTCGCGAACCCCATGTAGCCGATGGCGAGCGCGAAGGTGACCAGCTTCAGCGGCACGCTCTTGCGCGTGAAGCTGACCAGCGCGAGCGCGAGAAACGCGGCCAGCAGGGCGATGTCGAGATATTGCGGACCGAGGATGTCGGCCCACGTCTCGACCGCCACTTCCTCGAACCCCCAGGGGTCGGCCGCGGGCTGCCCTTCGACTACGCTCAGGCCAAGCCCTGCGACTGCGCTCAGGGCCAGCATCACGGCTTGATCTGATCCGGCGTGAGCACGGCCCTGGCCATGGTGCGCGAGGCGTCACGCAACACGCGGGCGGCGCCGTTGATGGTGATCGAGGCGCGGGACACCGCGGCGATGTCGGTGCCGACGCGGAACGGATCGCGAATGCTCTTGTTCTTGAACTGCGCCACGAACGCCGGCGGGTCGACCGAGAAATAGCCGTAGGGCTCGGAGTTGTAGTCCACCACCACGCCCTGGATGATGCCCCGCGTGTCCATGCCGACCAGGAAGTGGATGGGGCCATGGTAGGCGCGCTCGTCGGGCGCCAGGTCGGTGGTCCAGAAGATGTAGCCGATCGGCGGCGCCGCCGGACTGGTCTTCGGGTCGACGCCGTAAACCTTGTAGTGCAGGGGTGCGCCGCCGAAGGTCGAAAAGCCGCCGGCGTCCGGAAACAGCGTCTTGAAGTGCGGCTCGGGGCGGGGATTCGTGAAGATCCGCTTGGCTTGCGCCGCGATCGTGACCAGGCCGGCCGTGCTGAGCAGCAGAATGAGGACGCCGAATCGTTTCAAACACACCCTCCGTGAAAACCTCGCCAAGCATACGCGGTTCACGCTGAAACTGGTATCGTATGCGCGCCATGACCCTAATCCGCATCTCGTTCCTGACTGGCGCCCTCCTGATGTCGATCAGTGCCGGAGCCGGCGCCCAGACGCCGACCCTCCCGTACGATCACATCCACCTGAACGTGCCCGACGCCGCCGCGGCGTCCGCATGGTACGAGAAGAACTTCGGCGGCACGCGCATCACCGAGGCGCCGAACCGGATCATGTACGGCAGCACGCGCCTGATGTTCCTGCGCAGCACCACGGCCCAGCCGAGCGCCGGCAGCGCCATCGATCACCTCGGCTTCTCGGTCGCCGACCTCGACGCCAAGATGAAGGAACTGGAGGCCGCCGGGGTCAAGATCACGACGCCGGCGCGCGACGTGCCCGGCCTGTTCAAGCTGGCCTTCGTCGAAGACCCGTGGGGCACGCGCATTGAGGTGGTGCAGGACCCCGAGCTGCTCGGCCTGCACCACATCCACATGCGCGGGCCCGACCCCGAGGCCGTGATCACCTGGCTGCTCGACAAGTTCGGCGGCAAGCGCCAGCAGCTCAAGGGCCGCATCGACGCCGTGCGCTACGACGCCGGGGGCTTCAGCAGCATGTGGATCCTGGTGCAGAAGGGCGAGGCGGAGCCGAGCATCGGCCGCGCCATCGATCACATTGGCTGGCGCTCGACCGGGCCGCTCGCCGACACCATGAACGCGCTCACCGCCAAGGGCGTGGTGGCCACCAGCCAGCCGCGGCCGCTCAACCTGCCGAACGGGCCGTCGATCAATTTCGCGTATGTGGCGGGCCCGGCGGGCGCGCGCATCGAGCTGGTGGAGCGTCCCGGGCTCAAGCCCGGCCAATAGCGCTAGGGTTCGCGCTCGAGGCGGACCTTGAGCGCGGTGACGTGCAGGAAGATCATCATCAGCCACCCGGCGGTGGGCATGGCGTTGGCGCACCGCAGCCGGACGTGCTCGCCGGGAACGGCGTCAATCTCGATCGTATGTGAGAACAGCGTGTTGAAGGCCCGGATGCGATGGCGTCCGGGCTCGATCTCCCTCGTCACCGGCCGGCCGTACTTCACCTTCCCCCACGGCTCGTCGTCCACGAACAGGTAGACCTGGCGGTCCTGGAAGTCGCCGCTGGTGTTGCGCGTGATGGTGAGTTGCGCGCGGCTGAGCCGCGCGCCGGAATCGTGAACGGGCGCGGCGCCGTGCCAGGCGCGCTCCAGCGCCGCGACGTCGAGGACCTCGTCGGCGACGGCGGTGATCAGGACCGGTGGCATGCGGCAGGATACGATCGAAGACATCACCTCTACGCATGTTTCTTGCGGCCCAGCTGGCCGGCATGAAACGAATGCCGGGTTCCGGCCGTAGACTGGAGATGAGCCCGGTGCCTGACCGGGCGCAGATCGTGATGAACCCATGAGCGTCCGTTTAGCCGCAGCCGCCATCGGGGCGGTTGCGTTGCTGGCAGCGAATACCTCCTCCACCGACTTCCTTGAAGCCGCCGCGGCCGCACCGCGCGCCACCCTGACCGCCGCGCCGGTGATGTCGCTGCCGGGCAGCGCGGACTCGAACAGTCCCCTGGTGTGGGATCTGGACGAGGGACAGCGAAAGCTGTTCGTGATGACCTCGTTTGCCGGCCAGCCGAACGTGGCCTCGGGGCCCGTGTTGGAGCGGATGGGCGCGCGGACCGAGATCACGCTGCTGCCGCACCCCGGCTACGGCGTCTGGATGGAAGCTGTGGTCACCGACGACGTCGAGACGTGGTACGGCTTCTACCACAACGAGTGGCCGGCCACGGCGTGCGGCCGCGAAGATCGGTTCGTGGCACGCATTGGCGCCGCCAAGTCCACCGACCTCGGCCAGACCTGGCAGGACCTCGGCATCGTGCTGCAGGCGGCCCAGAGCACGACGGCGTGCGACTCCAATAACCGCTACGTGATTGGCGGCGTCGGCGACCTCAGCGTGGCGCTCGACGCCGACAAGAAGTATCTCTACATCTTCTACAGCCAGTACCAAAAGCAGCGCGAGGCGCAGGGCGTCGCGGTGGCGCGATTGTTGTGGGCCGATCGTGATCGGCCCGCGGGCCGCGTCGCCATCTGGCGGAGCGCCGCCTGGGAGCCCAATGCCGGACGCCGCGAATTCTCTCCGTTGTTGCCGGGTGCGATGCGCCGGCGGCTCGAATGGACCTACCCTGCCGCGACGCCGCTGGTCGCCACCACCCAGGCGTGGCACGACGCCGATGACAAGGTCGATGCGTACTGGGGACCGTCGGTGCACTGGAACACCGCGATCGAACAGTACGTGATGCTGCTCAACCGCGCGAAGGACGAGAACTACGCACAGGAAGGCATCTACGTCTCGTACGCGCCCCGGCTGGACGACCCGTCGCTGTGGTCGCCACCGCAGAAGCTGCTCAACGGCGGCAAGTGGTACCCCCAGGTGGTCGGTTCGGCCCCCGGTACCGGGACCGACAAGCGCGCCGGCGCGTCGGCGCGCTTTTTCATGAGCGGCCGCTCGGATTGGATGATTAACTTCTTCAAATGATGCGTGCCGGGGCGGCACCTCTTGCCGGGAGGGAACCACGGCAGCGCGCCCGTCTTCGGACATCTCTGCGTAATCTGCGTCATCTGCGGCCCTGGATTAAGATCCATACATGCGTCGATTCACAGTCGCCCTTGTTGTCCTGTCTGCTGCCGCCCATCTGGCGTCTCAAACTGCGGCCCCACTTGATCTGGTCATCCGCGGCGGACGCGTGATCGATGGCACGGGCTCGCCGGCCCGGGATGCCGACATCGGCGTCCGCAACGGCCGCATTGTCGCCGTCGGGCGGATCACCGATACCGCCAAGGCCACCATCGACGCCACGGGCCTGGTCGTCGCGCCCGGCTTCATCGACGTCCACACCCACGTCGACGAAATCGCGACCCAGCCTGCCATTCCCCACTTCGTCCGCATGGGCGTCACCACCGTGGTGGCCGGCAACTGCGGCTCATCCGCGTTGGACGTCGCCAAGGCGTTCACGGAGATCGAGACCGCGAGGCCCGCGCTCAACTACGCGACGCTCATCGGCCATAACACGGTCCGCCGCGAGGCGATGGGCACCGCCAATCGGCAGGCGACGCCGGATGAACTGCGGACGATGGAGGCCCTGGTCCAGAAGGCGATGCGCGACGGCGCCGTCGGATTCTCCACCGGCCTTCAGTACGTCCCGGGCACCTACGCGGAAACCGCGGAGATCGTCGCGCTCGCGAAGGTCGCCGCGGCCAACCGCGGTTTGTATGCCACGCACATGCGCAACGAGGGCACCGAACTCGAGAAGGCGGTCGCCGAGTCGATTCACATCGCGGAATCGGCCAGGTTGCCGCTCGAGATCTCCCACTTGAAGGTGGATGCGCCCAGCCGCTGGGGATCGAGCGCGAAGGCCCTCGAGATGATGGACGCCGCGCGCGCCCGGGGCGTGCGCGTGAACGCCGACCAGTATGTCTACGATGCGGCGAGCTCCAACCTCGGCATCCGCTTTCCGTCGTGGGCGCTCGAGGGCGGGCAGGAGAGGATCAACCAGCGGCTGCAAGACGAGACGACGTGGCAGAAGATTCGCGCCGAGATGCGCGAACTGATTCGCGAGCGCGGCCTCGAAGACTACAACTTCGCCCGCATCGCCGAATACCGCGCCGACCGCTCGCTGAACGGCCTCACCATCCCGCAGGCCACGCAGAAGGCGCTCGGCAAGACCGACCTGGCCACGCAGCAGGAAATGATGCGCCGCATGCTGATGGCCGGCGGCGCCTCGATGGTCTATCACTTCATGGGCGACGACGACATCGCGCGCATCCTGCGGCATCCCATGGTGTCGATCGCCTCCGACAGCGGGCTCAACACCTTCGGCGAAGGCGTGCCGCACCCGCGCGGCTATGGCAACGCCGTGCGCGCGCTCGGCCTCTACGTGCGCGAGCGCAAGGTGATCAGCCTCGAAGAAGCGGTGCGCAAGATGACGTCGCTCCCGGCGGATCAATTCAGCTTCACGGATCGCGGGCGCCTCGCCCCCGGCATGGCCGCCGACATCGTCATCTTCGATGCGGCGACCGTGGGCGACGTCGCGACCTATTCAGCGCCGCACGCCTATCCGTCTGGCATCAGCTACGTGATTGTGAACGGCACGACAGTGGTCAGCGGCGGCAGGCAGACCGACGCGCGTCCGGGACANNNNNNNNNNTAGGGCCGCACTTTAGTGCGGCCGTCTGATGAGGTTGGTTCGTCGAGCAAGAAGGTCGCTTCGACGCGCGAATCGTGAGACGATCGATTCATGGGCAGGCACACCTTCGCTCTCCTCGCCGTCCTCCTCCTGGGTGGTTCCGCGGCGCTCGCGCAAACACCGCCGAACGTCGATGCGGCCGCCGATCAGGTCTTCAACCGGGTCATGAGTCCGTACTGCCCGGGCCGGGTGCTGGCCACCTGCCCGTCGGGCGCCGCGGAAGTGCTGCGGCAGGAAGTGCGGCGCGACCTCGAAGCGGGCAAGTCGCCGGAGACCATCGAAGCGGGCCTGTATCAGCGCTTCGGCGAGTCCATCCGCGGCCTGCCGCGCACCGACGGCATCGGGCTGCTCGCCTGGGTGTTTCCCGCCGCCGTGTTCACGCTGACCGGGATTTGGCTGGTGGTGTGGCTGCGCCGGCCGCACCGGGGGGACGAGGCGAGCGGCGACCTGAAGGCGCCGGCGGCATCACCGGCCATCCTCGAACGCCTCGAAGACGAACTCGCCGACCTGTCGTAGCGCCGCGTCACCGGACGCGCGCGCTAGCGGAAGACCAGGAAGTGCTGGCGCGGCAGGAAGCCGTGCTTCGCCTCCAGGCGGAAGCCCGCCTGCTTCATCTCGGCCTCGATCTGCTCGGCGGTGAACCGGAATTCCACCGGCGGCCCCTCGGGTGCGTCCTTGCGGAAATCGACAATCGCCACACGGCCGGCCGCGGTCAACGACTTCCTCAGGTCGCGGAAGTAGGCCGGGCGATTGGGAATGTGATGGTAGGTGTCAACGATCAGCACCACGTCAACCGGCTTCGGCAGGTTCGGCCCGGCGGCGCCCGCCAGCACGGGCACGACGTTCATCAGGTGCTCCGACGTCGCCCGCGCCTTGAGGTGTTCCACCATGGCGGGTTCGATGTCCACGGCGTAGACCGTGAGGTCCGCCGCGACCTTGGCCAGCCGCATGCTGAAATAGCCGGTGCCGGCGCCAATGTCGGCCACCGCCATGCCGCCCTTCAACGCCAGCGCGTCGATCACCTTCGACGGCATTTGCCACGCATCGCGCGCCGGATCGTCGAACGACTTGGCAAACTTCGACGGGTCATCGAAACGATGCTGCATGTGATCGGGCTTCGCGCCGGGCGGCTGCTGGGCCTTGATCACGCCCGCGGTCGCGCACGCCATCACGAGAGCCGTCACCGTGTACTTCGTCACCATCGCCAGTTCCTTTCGATCGCGCAACCGCATGAACCGGGCGCACGTCCCGCACCTGGTCCCGAGGCCCGCCCGATGGCCAATGATCCTCCCGGCCGCCCGCGGCGTCCAGCCCGAAACGACACCCCAGGCACAAGGTCATCAACCTCGATCCCTTCGACCTGAACTGAGTGTGACGCGCGCGGCCGACCGCGTATGACATTCGGGGAAGACGAGCGGGCACCCGAGCGCTTACAATCGCCTCCGGCCGTTCACGCGAGCCGTCGCTCGCCGGCGCCGTCCATCGGCGCGACGGCCACTAGGGTGGACCAATGACGTCAACGAAGCGAAATCGCCGCGCCCTCATTGCCGGCCTCGGCCTGGCGGCCACGAGCGTCACGTTCGGAGCGCGCGGCGCCCGGGCGCAAGGCGCCCCGCCGCCCTTCACGCCAGCCCGCCATGAGCAGGATGCGTGGATGTCGGCCATGCCCGGCAAGCACCGCGTGGTGCTCGACATCGTCAGCCCGGAGGGCATTCCCGACGGCATCCGCTTCGCCGGCAATCTGTTCACCGGCAACAAGTCGGCATACGGCATCGAGGAGTCGGAGATGGCCATGATCGTGGTGCTGCGCCACTCCGCCACGGCCTACGGCTACTCGGACGCGATTTGGTCCAAGTACGGCAAGTCGCTCGACGCCAAGGCGACGCCGCCGCCGACGGCGAACCCCTACAACTCCGGCGAGCGCATGCAACTGGCCGGGCTCGCCAAGCGCGGCGTGCAGTTCATCGTCTGCGGCACGGCCAGCCGCGGCCTCGCCGGCCGCATCGCCGGCCAGGGTGGCAATGCCGACGCCGTACTGAAAGAAATGTCGGCGAACCTCATTCCCAACGCGCGCATCGTGTCGGCCGGCGTGGTCGGCGTGACGCACGCGCAGGAGCACGGGTTCACGTTCTTGTACGTCGGATAGGCAAGGACGAGGCGCGAACACTCACTTCAGGAGAACCGACCATGATCAAGACCCTGCTGGCCCTGTCCTTCGGCGTGGCGCTCGTCACCAACGCCGCCGTCGCGCACGCGCAGACATTACCCGTGCCCGGTGTGGAGGCGGCGCGTGATGTTCCCGGTGCCAAGGAGTTGCCGAATCCGGCCATCGTCCACAAGGTGGTGTTCGACATGGCCACGGCCGGCCCGAAGCCCACGGAGGTGCACCCGATGTTGGAGGCGGTGGCGCGCTACGTGAACACGCTCGCGAAGACCGGCGTGCCGGCCGCCAACCGCAAGGTGGCGGTGGTGTTCCACCAGGGCGCCACCGACTACGTCATGGCCAATGAGGCGTACAAGGCACGGCACGACGGCCAGGACAACCCGAACCTCAGCATGATGCAGGCGCTCAAGAAGGCCGGCGTGGACTTCCGCGTCTGCGGCCAGGCCACGCTGGGCCGCAAGATCGAGGCCAAGGAGATCATGCCGGAAGTGCAGCGCGACCTGTGGGCGCTCACGACCATCATCGCCCTGCAGCAGCAGGGCTACGTGCTCATCAAGCCCTGACCGCCGGCGGCTCGCTCTTCGCCGATTGGCTCCACCCGCCTATCCCGTCAGGGCTTGACCGGCACGATTGGCAGCTCGATGAAGCTCGCCGCGCCAGGCGCGTGATAGATGCGCTGCGTGGCCTTGACGTAGTCGCCGGGCTTCGCGAAGAAGATGTTCGGCACGAAGGTCTGCGGATTGCGGTCGTAGAGCGGGAACCAGCTCGATTGCACCTGCACCAGGATGCGGTGCCCGGGCTGGAAC
This sequence is a window from Vicinamibacterales bacterium. Protein-coding genes within it:
- a CDS encoding FMN-binding protein; its protein translation is MKRFGVLILLLSTAGLVTIAAQAKRIFTNPRPEPHFKTLFPDAGGFSTFGGAPLHYKVYGVDPKTSPAAPPIGYIFWTTDLAPDERAYHGPIHFLVGMDTRGIIQGVVVDYNSEPYGYFSVDPPAFVAQFKNKSIRDPFRVGTDIAAVSRASITINGAARVLRDASRTMARAVLTPDQIKP
- a CDS encoding FAD:protein FMN transferase — translated: MRRLLAILALACAACATPSAPAAELVERSRIAMGSQLRLAAWTTDESAAAAAFEQVFREFDRLEALMSVWRPGSDVVRMNEAAGQAPVPVSAETLDVLAAARQASEWTGGKFDITFGALADIWKFDHDQDNVVPDRRAIEARLPLVDYRAVEIDRAAGTAYIRTPGARVHLGGIGKGYAVDRAAALLRARGFANFLIQSGGDLYVAGRNGEVPWKLGINDPRGPAGHSFATLELGDGTFSTSGDYERFFIKDGTRYHHLIDPDRGAPATGTRSVTIVADSAMLADVLSTGVFIMGPAGGMALIEQLPQVEGVIVTAANEVLVSSGLKGRLTLLAPPTR
- a CDS encoding cytochrome c-type biogenesis protein CcmH, whose amino-acid sequence is MGRHTFALLAVLLLGGSAALAQTPPNVDAAADQVFNRVMSPYCPGRVLATCPSGAAEVLRQEVRRDLEAGKSPETIEAGLYQRFGESIRGLPRTDGIGLLAWVFPAAVFTLTGIWLVVWLRRPHRGDEASGDLKAPAASPAILERLEDELADLS
- a CDS encoding cation:dicarboxylase symporter family transporter, with translation MSITAAPSKPRISATTQIMIGLIVGLIVGYVISITDKSVAEYIRPFSLIFIRMIRMIIAPLLFGTLVAGIAGAGHFKDVGRMGLRAMIYFEVVTTVALLIGLLAVNIMQPGVGMVLPAPAGAPPISAVAQTWDQILLHMVPTSVIEAMATGDVLQIVVFSIVFAIGLGMVGEKGKPMIEWCESLTETMFKVTNIVMLYAPFGVGAAIAYTIGTSGLVVLQNLAYLVFTLYVALVIFFTLVLVPVMLMFRIPIGGFLKAIKEPALIAFSTTSSEAALPRAMECVEAFGVPRRIVSFILPLGYSFNLDGSTLYLSLAAVFVAQAAGVELTIGQQVTMLLTLMLTSKGVAGVPRASLVILAATLASYNLPLEGVTLILGVDALMDMGRTMTNVVGNCLASVVVAKWEGEFKPQPVNS
- a CDS encoding VOC family protein; its protein translation is MTLIRISFLTGALLMSISAGAGAQTPTLPYDHIHLNVPDAAAASAWYEKNFGGTRITEAPNRIMYGSTRLMFLRSTTAQPSAGSAIDHLGFSVADLDAKMKELEAAGVKITTPARDVPGLFKLAFVEDPWGTRIEVVQDPELLGLHHIHMRGPDPEAVITWLLDKFGGKRQQLKGRIDAVRYDAGGFSSMWILVQKGEAEPSIGRAIDHIGWRSTGPLADTMNALTAKGVVATSQPRPLNLPNGPSINFAYVAGPAGARIELVERPGLKPGQ
- a CDS encoding 4Fe-4S binding protein; the protein is MLALSAVAGLGLSVVEGQPAADPWGFEEVAVETWADILGPQYLDIALLAAFLALALVSFTRKSVPLKLVTFALAIGYMGFAKSYLISITNIFSAIDWNWPVPKYNIAWYLFFGFTVVSTVLWGRLYCGRICAYGALTQTLDVILPATWRFDVPRSIEKRASLIKFGILFAVLGYYVLTHDLRIYQYVEPFWLFGLFGTTAMWVGVGALLLATVFVRNVYCRFLCPVGATLGLMSYLTVFRIKRWSECNTCKMCQKTCQWGAIEGPKILVTECVRCDDCERLYADTTKCPHWRIIEYNSKKITILPLQPVR
- a CDS encoding D-aminoacylase → MRRFTVALVVLSAAAHLASQTAAPLDLVIRGGRVIDGTGSPARDADIGVRNGRIVAVGRITDTAKATIDATGLVVAPGFIDVHTHVDEIATQPAIPHFVRMGVTTVVAGNCGSSALDVAKAFTEIETARPALNYATLIGHNTVRREAMGTANRQATPDELRTMEALVQKAMRDGAVGFSTGLQYVPGTYAETAEIVALAKVAAANRGLYATHMRNEGTELEKAVAESIHIAESARLPLEISHLKVDAPSRWGSSAKALEMMDAARARGVRVNADQYVYDAASSNLGIRFPSWALEGGQERINQRLQDETTWQKIRAEMRELIRERGLEDYNFARIAEYRADRSLNGLTIPQATQKALGKTDLATQQEMMRRMLMAGGASMVYHFMGDDDIARILRHPMVSIASDSGLNTFGEGVPHPRGYGNAVRALGLYVRERKVISLEEAVRKMTSLPADQFSFTDRGRLAPGMAADIVIFDAATVGDVATYSAPHAYPSGISYVIVNGTTVVSGGRQTDARPG
- a CDS encoding YbhB/YbcL family Raf kinase inhibitor-like protein, with product MIRQTVFVAALAMMAGGSLLAQAPAPAPGAQPVARPAPGPGLTLTTTAFEDGGVIPNKFTSADPKGVSPHLTWTNVPANTVSFALIFHDPDVAIQRKVDDVLHGMWFNIPGTARELAEGLPAGPALPDGTIQAKNLRGQNAYMGPGAGAAGPMHHYTWELFALDIKLELTADATRADVLKAIDGHILGKAVLMGRFKRPAQ